In Granulicella tundricola MP5ACTX9, a single genomic region encodes these proteins:
- a CDS encoding glycoside hydrolase family 127 protein produces the protein MAGSALLTAVQRSTAFAQASELQANLARVAMPSSLYSTSENKVSALNDGFVPATSHDRTNGGYVLRPRLEDAQWVQYDWSRPVATSKVDLYWGVDRTSKNPEYSRANIALPASYRVLYWDGTDFVPVTNPKGLGTSLDAFNTTTFDEVRTSKVRIEVKPDGMHPASILEWRVYSSGPIPTLPPVVDAGLDRSVVLGGKTYLSGKATWLDPKPQDVVRWGKESGPGTVSFANPAAAVTTATFSASGDYVLKLSANGLEDQPPSTIRVHAEPSPPKKRLDVVYTRKYSIDSPLWNVRAKALIVNWIPHCIDYCERSDLREGQGGLDNFLEAAKALRGEPHAKHIGYVFSNAWVHQTVESMCIALMVDPQDDPEIIAAQARMHTTIEKWIPIILAAQEPDGYLQTAYTLADRTVWPAHWTPAQRGNHEGYVSGYFIESAINHYTLTDGQDLRLYNAAKKLADCWAANIGPGKKEWFDGHQEMEQALVRFGRFVNDQEGNHRGDSYIQLAKFLLDSRRGGQEYDQSHLPPGQQYEAVGHAVRATYFYSGMADIAAETGDTDYQSAVISLWDNMVNRKFYLTGGIGSGETSEGFGPNYSLGNQSYCESCSSCGLVFFQYKLNIAYHDARYADLYEQTMYNALLGGVDLEGKSFCYTNPLVNSQRTLWHVCPCCVGNIPRTLLMIPTWAYVKGAGGIYVNMFVGSKIHVGEVAGTRVEMVQKTNYPWEGAVRITVNPDQAKTFSVYVRIPNRNTSKLYTETPAISGVKRFAVNGKPVQPLIEKGYAVVTREWKAGDHIELELPMEPQRIVADSRVKADTGTLALKYGPLVYNVETADQPNINQPLSSAPLKAVWRPDLLGGVMTITGTWQDGSPMLAIPNFARMNRVGPPREFLGDPAVNYAPGSTTSAGPAPSNTNSNPGVVNNNAGSVAPTTNTPVGRRGPRKIDSKVWV, from the coding sequence ATGGCCGGAAGCGCGCTCCTGACGGCGGTTCAGCGCTCCACAGCCTTCGCTCAGGCCTCAGAGCTTCAGGCCAATCTCGCCCGTGTCGCCATGCCATCGAGCCTGTATAGCACCAGCGAGAATAAAGTCTCTGCGCTGAACGACGGCTTCGTTCCGGCCACTTCACACGACCGCACGAACGGTGGATACGTTTTACGGCCCCGCTTGGAAGACGCGCAGTGGGTCCAGTATGACTGGTCGCGCCCTGTTGCCACCAGTAAGGTCGATCTCTACTGGGGCGTAGATCGCACCAGCAAGAACCCTGAGTACAGCCGCGCCAACATAGCGCTTCCAGCCTCCTATCGCGTCCTTTACTGGGACGGCACTGACTTCGTTCCCGTCACCAACCCCAAGGGCCTCGGCACCAGCCTGGACGCGTTTAACACCACCACCTTCGACGAGGTCCGCACGAGTAAGGTGCGAATTGAAGTCAAGCCCGATGGCATGCACCCCGCCTCCATTCTGGAGTGGAGGGTCTACAGCTCCGGGCCCATTCCTACGCTGCCTCCCGTGGTCGATGCCGGTCTGGATCGCTCCGTCGTACTCGGCGGCAAGACCTATCTCTCTGGAAAAGCCACCTGGCTTGACCCAAAGCCTCAGGACGTCGTCCGCTGGGGCAAAGAGTCCGGCCCCGGAACTGTTTCCTTTGCAAATCCTGCAGCAGCAGTAACGACAGCCACCTTTTCAGCATCGGGCGACTACGTGCTGAAGCTGAGTGCGAACGGCCTTGAAGACCAGCCCCCATCCACTATCCGCGTTCATGCTGAACCGTCTCCGCCAAAAAAACGCTTGGACGTGGTGTACACCCGCAAGTACTCCATCGACAGCCCGCTTTGGAACGTCCGGGCCAAAGCCCTGATCGTCAATTGGATTCCCCATTGCATCGACTACTGCGAGCGCAGCGACCTTCGTGAAGGCCAGGGCGGTCTCGACAACTTCCTGGAGGCCGCCAAGGCACTGCGCGGGGAGCCTCACGCCAAACATATCGGCTACGTCTTCTCGAATGCATGGGTGCATCAGACCGTGGAGTCCATGTGCATTGCCCTCATGGTCGATCCGCAAGATGACCCCGAGATCATCGCAGCGCAAGCCCGGATGCACACCACGATAGAAAAGTGGATTCCCATCATCCTCGCCGCGCAGGAGCCGGACGGCTACCTTCAGACGGCGTATACCCTTGCCGACCGTACTGTATGGCCCGCACACTGGACCCCCGCGCAGCGTGGCAACCATGAGGGCTACGTCTCCGGATACTTCATTGAGTCAGCCATCAACCACTACACGTTGACTGATGGCCAGGACCTGCGACTCTACAACGCCGCAAAGAAACTGGCCGATTGCTGGGCTGCAAACATCGGCCCCGGAAAAAAGGAGTGGTTCGACGGGCACCAGGAGATGGAGCAGGCCCTGGTTCGCTTCGGGCGCTTCGTCAACGATCAGGAAGGCAATCATCGCGGCGATAGCTATATCCAACTCGCCAAATTCCTTCTCGACTCCCGCCGCGGTGGACAGGAATACGATCAAAGCCATCTGCCCCCCGGACAGCAGTATGAGGCAGTCGGTCATGCCGTGCGCGCCACCTACTTCTACTCTGGGATGGCCGATATAGCCGCTGAAACAGGGGACACCGACTACCAAAGTGCAGTCATCTCACTCTGGGACAACATGGTCAACCGCAAGTTCTACCTGACCGGCGGCATCGGCAGCGGAGAAACCTCCGAAGGTTTCGGCCCGAATTACTCGCTCGGCAACCAGTCCTATTGCGAGTCCTGCTCCAGCTGCGGCTTGGTGTTCTTCCAGTACAAACTCAACATCGCCTACCACGATGCACGTTATGCAGACCTTTACGAGCAGACCATGTACAACGCGCTGCTGGGCGGCGTGGACCTTGAAGGCAAGAGCTTCTGTTACACCAATCCCCTGGTCAACTCCCAGCGAACGCTGTGGCATGTCTGTCCGTGTTGCGTTGGCAACATCCCTCGCACCCTCCTGATGATCCCCACCTGGGCCTACGTCAAGGGAGCCGGCGGGATCTACGTCAACATGTTCGTCGGCAGCAAGATCCATGTGGGCGAGGTTGCCGGCACCAGGGTCGAGATGGTTCAGAAGACCAACTACCCCTGGGAAGGTGCGGTCAGGATTACCGTCAATCCTGATCAGGCAAAGACCTTCTCGGTATACGTCCGCATTCCCAACCGCAATACCAGCAAGCTCTATACGGAAACCCCGGCCATTAGTGGGGTCAAGCGTTTTGCTGTCAACGGCAAGCCCGTGCAGCCGCTGATAGAAAAGGGTTATGCAGTCGTCACCCGCGAGTGGAAGGCAGGAGATCACATCGAGCTCGAGCTCCCCATGGAGCCACAGCGCATCGTCGCCGATAGCCGTGTCAAAGCTGATACCGGCACACTTGCGCTCAAGTACGGTCCGCTGGTCTATAACGTGGAGACCGCCGATCAACCCAACATCAATCAACCACTCAGCTCGGCTCCGCTCAAGGCCGTCTGGCGTCCGGACCTGCTCGGCGGTGTCATGACCATCACCGGCACCTGGCAGGATGGTTCACCCATGCTGGCAATACCAAACTTCGCCCGTATGAATCGTGTTGGCCCGCCGCGTGAATTCCTTGGCGATCCCGCCGTGAACTACGCGCCGGGCTCAACCACCAGCGCCGGCCCCGCACCCAGCAACACGAACAGCAATCCCGGCGTCGTCAACAACAATGCGGGCAGCGTGGCACCCACCACCAACACACCCGTTGGACGACGCGGGCCACGCAAAATCGACTCCAAAGTGTGGGTCTAG
- a CDS encoding glycoside hydrolase family 127 protein encodes MRTLSLQVLLLCSFVQTLPSAFCAPAPHKVQLKAVPLPLNSVRLTGGPLKKAQDLDAQYLLELQPERMLAFLRQRAGLEAKAQGYGGWDGPGRQLTGHIAGHYLSAISMMYATTGDVRFKERADEFVAELQTIQNAQGDGYIGALLDAKGVDGKVKFQDLSKGEIKSGGFDLDGLWSPWYVEHKLFAGLRDAYHLTGDRTALEVEIEFAGWVEGILKNLNEDQIQRMLATEFGGMNEVLADLYADTNDTRWMKLSDKFEHHAIVDPLSQGQDILAGKHANTNIPKMIGELARYEYTGDEKDGKAANFFFDEVSLHHSFATGGDGKNEYFGQPDKMNDMIDGRTAESCAAYNMIKMARTLFSLDPQARYADFVERADLNAILGGQDPDDGRVSYMVPVGRGVQHEYQNKFESFTCCVGSQMETHAFHAYGIYNESGNKLWVSQYDPTTVDWASQGVKLEMVTDLPMGDTATLKMTSGQSKVFTLALRRPYWATSGFAVKVNGVLLKNVSGPDTYIEINRRWKVGDAVEVVLPKTLRKEPLPDNPNRMAIMWGPLVLAGDLGPEVSRRRNGGEGSASAVPEAAPALITAEHNVNGWLKPVAGKPGIFRTANLEQKQEVEFEPFYEMPRRRYAIYWDVFTPNDWAKKSADYEAEAVSDKKLTAATIGFAQPGQMQTERDFGEKDEDSTPVQLQGRYGRQGTAWFSYDLPVDSASPVILVVTYSNDAKGRKGSFDILVDGTKVGEQAIERRTPELDIRFFDVKYSLPLDLVKGKQKVTVRFQAKDGDTIPGVFGIRTVRTDAAR; translated from the coding sequence ATGCGAACGCTTTCTCTTCAGGTCCTTCTTCTTTGCTCCTTCGTTCAGACGCTTCCCTCCGCGTTTTGTGCGCCTGCTCCTCATAAAGTTCAGTTGAAGGCGGTGCCTCTGCCCCTGAACAGCGTGCGGTTGACAGGCGGCCCACTGAAGAAGGCGCAGGATCTCGACGCACAGTATCTGCTGGAGCTTCAGCCGGAACGGATGCTGGCCTTTCTGCGTCAGCGCGCCGGTCTCGAGGCCAAGGCACAAGGATACGGCGGTTGGGACGGTCCGGGGCGGCAGCTTACCGGGCACATTGCGGGACATTATCTCTCTGCGATCAGCATGATGTATGCGACCACGGGCGATGTGCGTTTCAAGGAACGAGCCGACGAGTTTGTCGCCGAGTTGCAGACGATTCAAAACGCACAGGGCGATGGCTACATCGGTGCGCTGCTGGACGCCAAAGGTGTGGACGGCAAGGTGAAGTTCCAGGATCTGAGCAAGGGCGAGATCAAGTCTGGGGGCTTTGACCTCGACGGGCTCTGGTCTCCCTGGTACGTCGAGCACAAGCTCTTCGCCGGACTGCGCGATGCGTACCATCTCACCGGTGACCGCACGGCGCTTGAGGTCGAGATCGAGTTCGCTGGCTGGGTGGAGGGCATTCTCAAGAATCTCAATGAGGATCAGATTCAGCGCATGCTGGCGACCGAGTTCGGCGGCATGAACGAGGTGCTGGCGGATCTCTACGCAGACACTAACGACACGCGCTGGATGAAGCTATCAGACAAGTTTGAGCACCACGCCATCGTCGATCCGCTCTCGCAAGGACAGGACATCCTTGCTGGGAAGCACGCTAATACGAACATTCCGAAGATGATCGGCGAGCTTGCGCGCTACGAATACACGGGCGATGAGAAGGACGGCAAGGCGGCTAACTTCTTTTTCGATGAGGTGTCCCTGCATCACAGCTTCGCCACCGGCGGAGACGGCAAGAACGAGTACTTTGGCCAGCCCGACAAGATGAACGACATGATAGACGGCCGCACTGCCGAAAGCTGCGCCGCGTACAACATGATCAAGATGGCGCGGACGCTGTTCTCGCTCGATCCGCAGGCCCGTTACGCGGACTTCGTCGAGCGTGCCGATCTGAATGCCATCCTTGGCGGGCAAGACCCCGACGATGGGCGCGTCAGTTATATGGTTCCGGTCGGCCGCGGCGTGCAGCATGAGTATCAGAACAAGTTTGAAAGCTTCACCTGCTGCGTCGGATCGCAGATGGAGACGCACGCCTTTCATGCCTATGGAATCTATAACGAGTCCGGCAACAAGCTGTGGGTCAGCCAGTACGATCCCACCACCGTCGATTGGGCTTCGCAAGGAGTGAAGCTCGAGATGGTTACGGACCTGCCGATGGGCGATACCGCGACCCTGAAGATGACCTCCGGTCAGTCAAAGGTTTTCACGCTTGCGCTGCGGCGTCCGTACTGGGCGACCTCCGGTTTTGCGGTGAAGGTGAATGGGGTGTTGCTCAAGAATGTCTCCGGACCTGACACCTACATCGAGATCAACCGCAGATGGAAGGTGGGCGATGCCGTTGAAGTCGTCCTGCCGAAGACGCTGCGGAAGGAGCCCCTGCCGGACAATCCAAACCGCATGGCGATCATGTGGGGGCCGCTGGTGCTGGCAGGTGACCTGGGTCCGGAGGTAAGCCGCAGACGGAACGGCGGCGAGGGCAGTGCAAGCGCTGTCCCAGAAGCTGCCCCGGCGCTCATCACCGCGGAGCATAACGTCAATGGCTGGCTGAAGCCGGTTGCCGGCAAGCCCGGGATCTTCCGAACTGCCAATTTAGAGCAGAAACAGGAGGTCGAGTTCGAGCCGTTCTACGAGATGCCGCGCCGCCGTTATGCCATCTACTGGGACGTCTTTACTCCTAACGACTGGGCGAAAAAATCCGCCGACTATGAAGCTGAAGCGGTTAGCGATAAGAAGCTTACGGCGGCCACCATCGGCTTCGCCCAGCCTGGTCAGATGCAGACAGAGCGCGACTTCGGAGAGAAAGATGAAGACAGCACGCCGGTGCAGCTCCAGGGCCGCTATGGGCGGCAGGGAACAGCCTGGTTCTCGTATGACCTGCCGGTCGACTCCGCTTCTCCCGTGATCCTGGTTGTGACTTACAGCAACGATGCGAAAGGGCGTAAAGGCAGCTTCGACATTCTGGTCGATGGCACAAAGGTTGGGGAGCAGGCGATTGAAAGACGAACTCCAGAGCTGGATATTCGCTTCTTTGACGTCAAGTACTCACTTCCTCTTGACCTCGTAAAAGGCAAACAGAAGGTTACGGTACGCTTTCAGGCAAAAGACGGCGACACTATTCCAGGAGTTTTTGGAATTCGCACCGTGCGTACTGATGCTGCGCGATAA
- a CDS encoding aldehyde dehydrogenase (NADP(+)) yields MDLSGVSLIGDQAGSTGQDVFRGINPQTGASLEPAFYPATATELEQATALAQEASPVFAALDGVTRAKLLRRIADGLTEEGAAIVERAHLESGLPLPRLQGELGRTTGQLKLFADVLEEGSWVDARIDEALPERKPLPRSDIRSMLRPLGPVAVFGASNFPLAFSVAGGDTASALAAGNPVIVKAHPAHPGTSEIVGQVIQKAIQESGLPAGIFSLLFDSGIEVGVALVKHPQIKAVAFTGSALGGQALMRLAAARPEPIPCYAEMGSTNPLFILPGALRERGASLAQGLQGSFTLGSGQFCTKPGVVFVPDSGSESFVESLSGGVASLGGHQMLTNGIAAKYGNAIEQRVSEGKAQLLACAQSLPDNGGAVGAPAIFSVSLEQFMQHPELSEEVFGPTTLLVHYGAEKDLLAAATSLHGHLTATIHGTDEDLAQAQELVAVLETKVGRILFNGYPTGVEVCHAMVHGGPFPATSDGRSTSVGTQAMLRFTRPVCYQDFPNEALPGELRRENVSGIMRLVNGNLTRVAQS; encoded by the coding sequence TTGGATTTGTCAGGCGTGTCACTTATCGGCGATCAGGCTGGAAGCACAGGGCAGGATGTTTTCCGGGGGATCAACCCGCAGACTGGCGCATCGCTCGAGCCTGCGTTTTATCCTGCAACGGCTACGGAGTTGGAACAGGCTACGGCCTTGGCGCAGGAAGCTTCGCCGGTCTTTGCCGCGCTTGATGGAGTTACTCGGGCTAAGCTGCTGCGGAGGATCGCTGACGGTCTGACAGAAGAGGGAGCCGCGATCGTGGAACGCGCTCACCTGGAGTCAGGCCTGCCGCTCCCCAGGCTCCAGGGCGAACTGGGACGAACCACAGGCCAGCTCAAACTCTTTGCGGATGTGCTGGAAGAGGGTTCGTGGGTCGATGCCCGCATCGATGAGGCTCTCCCGGAACGCAAGCCCTTGCCCCGCTCAGATATCCGTTCGATGCTGCGACCGCTCGGCCCCGTCGCGGTGTTTGGTGCGAGCAATTTTCCCCTGGCATTCTCCGTAGCGGGTGGCGATACAGCCTCCGCTCTGGCGGCAGGGAATCCAGTCATTGTGAAGGCCCACCCCGCGCATCCGGGAACCAGTGAGATCGTCGGGCAGGTTATACAGAAGGCGATTCAGGAGAGTGGCTTGCCGGCGGGGATCTTCTCCCTGCTCTTCGATTCAGGCATTGAGGTCGGTGTAGCGCTGGTGAAACATCCACAGATCAAGGCGGTGGCGTTTACCGGTTCGGCCCTCGGAGGTCAGGCGTTAATGCGTCTTGCGGCAGCGCGGCCTGAACCGATTCCGTGCTATGCGGAGATGGGCAGCACCAATCCACTCTTTATCCTGCCCGGCGCTCTGCGGGAGCGCGGCGCTTCGCTTGCACAAGGCTTGCAGGGATCGTTCACGCTTGGCTCAGGACAGTTCTGCACCAAGCCGGGCGTGGTCTTCGTACCGGACTCCGGCAGCGAGTCGTTTGTCGAGTCGTTATCCGGTGGCGTCGCCTCGCTCGGCGGTCACCAGATGCTGACGAATGGCATCGCGGCAAAGTACGGCAATGCCATTGAACAGCGCGTCTCCGAAGGTAAGGCGCAGTTGCTGGCATGCGCACAGAGCTTGCCAGACAACGGCGGCGCAGTTGGAGCGCCGGCCATCTTCAGCGTATCGCTTGAACAGTTTATGCAGCATCCGGAGCTGAGTGAAGAGGTCTTTGGGCCAACGACGCTTCTAGTTCACTACGGCGCTGAGAAGGATCTGCTTGCCGCCGCCACCAGCCTGCACGGCCATCTCACCGCGACGATCCACGGTACTGATGAAGATCTCGCGCAGGCACAGGAGTTGGTGGCCGTTCTTGAGACCAAGGTCGGCCGCATCCTCTTCAACGGTTATCCGACCGGGGTCGAGGTCTGCCACGCAATGGTGCATGGCGGTCCATTTCCGGCTACATCGGATGGCCGCTCCACCTCAGTCGGCACCCAGGCGATGCTGCGGTTTACGCGGCCGGTCTGCTACCAGGACTTCCCGAATGAGGCACTACCCGGGGAGCTTCGACGTGAAAATGTTTCCGGAATTATGCGCTTGGTGAATGGGAATCTGACTCGGGTTGCACAATCCTAA